TCGTTTTTTAATACTTGtgtcctattttttttatttacactctCAAAAGCCTCTTTTTAATTCAATCACCCGAGTGAGTTGTGAAGTGTTGGGGTAAAGAGGCAAAGGCATATAGTAGGAACTGATGCATGATGTTCTAGATGTGAGGCTTACTTGCTTACGTGTTTGCTTTTGAATTGAGGCCATGTCAATTTCATGATAGTATGAATTGGATCGCCCAAATTTCCCTAAATTCAACCAACGATGTCGTAAGCACTGTCCTCAGCAGAGTACCAATATATCTTAGCTTCATAATAACATTTGAACTGCCTATGTTTCTAcactcaatttttttctcatcaGGTAAGATTGTCTCTTCTTAATTTCGTTTTCTCCCTTCAATTTCATCGATCAAGATTTCTAACGATCGTCAGTATAATCTACGGATTCACTCTTAACTTTATTGGTtagttttccatgaatttaAGCTTTATGCAAGTTTTTTACAAAGTGGACGATCGCTAGTATATGTTATTCTACAAGGTTGCATCTATTTATTTGGATTTCAAGTACCAGATAGGGGGGAAAAGACTAGTTGCAGTATCATATAGTAATTCCTTTAATGTATGCATTCTTTCTTATTACATAGAATTACGgtcaaaattgaagtttatgggttCAGGGATTTTAGTCGTTTAAAGTTACTGGGTTCTAGATTAATATTATATTCATATTCAATGATTttcttttaatacaaatatatggcTTGGATCAAAGCTACCACTACTAAAAATGTCGCTATTTTCCCATTGAAATTTCCCACTAAAAAATGTTCAATGGCAATCCTCatagatattttgattgaatccatgagaaaagaaaaaatattaatgtgTTGATACGGAAAAATTAGAAAGTTTTCAATTATTTCAGAGAATTTGTTTCCCACTAGTGAGCTGGTTTGATGGAAAATGAGTGGGAAAATCATGTTCTATAGCACAAAATTTTCACTAACTCTCAGTGGGAAAATATTTGTTTCTAGTAGTGTACTGGGCTTGTCAAACCCATAGCCAAAACGTTAGCTCTGCCCCTTGATAGAAACTAATACTAAACTCTTTTTGCTTAAATTTATGGGCTGTTGATTGTTTGAGGATAATGTTGTGAACAGATATACTAGCATCAAGTGAAGTTGGGAAGAGGAAAAGATGTCACGCTGTTCAAAATACCAGTTGTTTTCACTTGTTATGATGTTACTGCTAATAATGATTCATCCAAGTTCACAATCTCGAGTAACACAAGAAAACGGTGTGAAATCTGCTGTCTTTCTATCACCAAGGATTGTGCTGGAACCTGGATCTGTCTCTAACAAGTTTTACTACAACATTGATTTCCCAAAAGGCCATATTGCTATCAAAAGTTTTGATGCTGAAGTAGTTGATGAGGCAGGGGTTCCTGTACCCCTCTATGAGACATATCTTCATCACTGGGTTGTTGTAAGATATTATCATCGAAAAGGCGTGGAAGTAGCAAAGTACCATGGCAATTTGGGGTTCCACCAATCAGATTTTATTGTCAAAAGAAACTCAGGGATATGTGATGGAAGCCTTTCTCAATATTTTGGCCTTGGGTCAGAGACCCGAAAAACAATCACCTATGTTCCAGACCCTTATGGAATAGAAGTCGGTAATCCAGTCGAAGTACCTCCTGGATACGAGGAGAGATGGTTTCTCAATCTACATGCGATTGATACACGAGGTGCTGAAGATAGATTGGGATGCACTGAATGCAGGTGTGATCTTTATAATGTTACTAAGGACGAGCATGACCGAAATATAGAGGCAGATTACATCGGAGGCTTGAGATGTTGTTACGATGAAACAAGATGCAGGGTGAAAGACGGATTCCAAGGATCAAGGAGAAACCTCTACCTCAAGTACACAGTGAAGTATATTGATTGGGATGCCTCCA
This Solanum dulcamara chromosome 1, daSolDulc1.2, whole genome shotgun sequence DNA region includes the following protein-coding sequences:
- the LOC129894190 gene encoding uncharacterized protein LOC129894190 isoform X1, which produces MSRCSKYQLFSLVMMLLLIMIHPSSQSRVTQENGVKSAVFLSPRIVLEPGSVSNKFYYNIDFPKGHIAIKSFDAEVVDEAGVPVPLYETYLHHWVVVRYYHRKGVEVAKYHGNLGFHQSDFIVKRNSGICDGSLSQYFGLGSETRKTITYVPDPYGIEVGNPVEVPPGYEERWFLNLHAIDTRGAEDRLGCTECRCDLYNVTKDEHDRNIEADYIGGLRCCYDETRCRVKDGFQGSRRNLYLKYTVKYIDWDASIVPVKIYILDITDTWKKPEKSTATVARHHCQIEYLVESCAVSVANVDCSHTKKISVAFPSGGDVIYGVAHQHTGGTGMALHGEDGRAICASLPIYGEGNEPGNEAGYIVGMSSCYPRPGSIKISEGETVSLISNYSNGQRHTGVMGLFYLLVAEPSPKRNSILHSTDGIGEIVILHNVVGALAVFGIALLVGAAVIYQRRNQREEGYEPIII
- the LOC129894190 gene encoding uncharacterized protein LOC129894190 isoform X2; the protein is MSRCSKYQLFSLVMMLLLIMIHPSSQSRVTQENGVKSAVFLSPRIVLEPGSVSNKFYYNIDFPKGHIAIKSFDAEVVDEAGVPVPLYETYLHHWVVVRYYHRKGVEVAKYHGNLGFHQSDFIVKRNSGICDGSLSQYFGLGSETRKTITYVPDPYGIEVGNPVEVPPGYEERWFLNLHAIDTRGAEDRLGCTECRCDLYNVTKDEHDRNIEADYIGGLRCCYDETRCRVKDGFQGSRRNLYLKYTVKYIDWDASIVPVKIYILDITDTWKKPEKSTATVARHHCQIEYLVESCAVSVANVDCSHTKKISVAFPSGGDVIYGVAHQHTGGTGMALHGEDGRAICASLPIYGEGNEPGNEAGYIVGMSSCYPRPGSIKISEGETVSLISNYSNGQRHTGVMGLFYLLVAEPSPKHR